The following coding sequences lie in one Vitis vinifera cultivar Pinot Noir 40024 chromosome 19, ASM3070453v1 genomic window:
- the LOC100241877 gene encoding (-)-germacrene D synthase: MSLPLSVTAPSPTQRLNPEVARRSANFRPCFWGDRFLTYTPDDPVTHARKVQQIEELKDELRNELKATARKSSQLLNFIDSIQRLGLAYQFEREIKEALEDMYQTYNLDDDDNDDLTNASLRFRLLRQEGYHIPPDVFNKFKDDEGNFKESLTGDLPGLLALYEATHLMAHGEAILEEALAFSTAHLQSMATDSTHPLPAQVTRALKRPIRKCLTRVEARHYISVYQEDGPHNKTLLKLSKLDFNLLQSLHRKELSEVTRWWKGLNFAKKMPFARDRLVEGYFWILGVYFEPQYSLARRILIKVLAMISIIDDIYDAYGTFEELKLFTEAIERWDASSVDQLPDYMKPCYQALLDVYEEMEEEIAKEGNLYRVQYAKAAIQRQIQAYFVEAKWLNQEYTPTLDEYMSNALVSSGYSMLITTSFVGMGDIATKEAFDWVFSDPKMVRASSVICRLMDDIVSHEFEQKRGHVASAVECYMKQRGVCKQEAYDELNKQVVNGWKDMNEECLKPTQVPMPLLTRVLNFSRVIDILYKDEDQYTHVGKLMKDLIASILIDLVPI; the protein is encoded by the exons ATGTCTCTTCCACTCTCAGTTACAGCTCCTAGTCCAACCCAAAGGCTTAATCCTGAGGTGGCTCGCCGCAGTGCAAATTTTCGTCCTTGCTTTTGGGGTGATCGTTTCCTCACCTATACTCCTGATGATCCG GTAACCCATGCTCGTAAAGTGCAACAAATTGAAGAACTGAAAGATGAACTGAGAAACGAGCTAAAAGCTACTGCCAGGAAGTCTTCACAACTGCTGAACTTCATAGATTCCATCCAACGCTTGGGATTGGCATACCAGTTTGAAAGGGAGATCAAAGAAGCATTAGAGGACATGTATCAAACCTATAATctggatgatgatgataatgatgacCTGACCAATGCTTCTCTTCGTTTCCGACTTCTGAGGCAAGAAGGTTACCATATTCCACCTG ATGTATTCAATAAGTTCAAAGACGACGAAGGCAACTTCAAGGAATCATTGACTGGTGACTTACCAGGCTTGCTAGCTTTATACGAAGCTACACATTTAATGGCGCATGGAGAAGCCATACTAGAGGAAGCTCTGGCTTTCAGCACTGCTCACCTTCAGTCCATGGCAACCGATTCAACTCATCCCCTTCCAGCACAAGTGACTCGTGCACTAAAGAGGCCTATTCGCAAGTGCTTAACAAGGGTGGAGGCAAGACATTACATTTCCGTCTACCAAGAAGATGGTCCGCATAATAAAACATTACTCAAGCTCTCAAAGTTAGATTTCAATCTATTGCAGTCACTCCACAGGAAAGAGCTAAGTGAGGTCACTAG GTGGTGGAAAGGTTTGAATTTTGCCAAAAAGATGCCTTTTGCACGGGACAGATTAGTGGAGGGCTACTTCTGGATATTGGGAGTGTACTTTGAACCCCAATATTCCCTTGCTAGAAGGATCTTAATCAAAGTATTAGCCATGATATCCATCATAGATGatatatatgatgcatatggTACATTCGAAGAACTCAAACTCTTTACAGAAGCAATTGAAAG ATGGGATGCCAGCAGCGTAGATCAACTCCCAGATTATATGAAGCCTTGTTATCAGGCTCTCTTGGATGTTTATGAAGAAATGGAGGAAGAGATAGCCAAGGAAGGAAACCTGTACCGTGTTCAATATGCAAAAGCAGCG ATACAAAGGCAAATCCAAGCCTACTTTGTTGAAGCCAAATGGTTGAACCAAGAATATACACCAACATTGGATGAGTATATGAGTAACGCACTAGTAAGCAGTGGTTACTCTATGCTCATAACCACATCTTTTGTTGGCATGGGAGATATAGCAACAAAGGAGGCCTTCGATTGGGTTTTCAGCGACCCTAAGATGGTTAGAGCTTCATCTGTCATTTGCAGGCTCATGGATGACATAGTTTCCCATGAG TTTGAGCAAAAAAGAGGGCATGTTGCATCAGCAGTTGAATGCTACATGAAGCAACGTGGGGTTTGTAAGCAAGAAGCATATGATGAGTTGAATAAGCAAGTAGTGAACGGATGGAAGGACATGAATGAGGAGTGCCTCAAACCTACACAAGTGCCCATGCCTCTTCTTACACGTGTTCTTAATTTCAGCCGTGTGATTGATATTTTGTATAAGGACGAAGATCAGTACACACATGTTGGAAAATTGATGAAAGATCTCATTGCTTCGATTCTCATTGACCTTGTGCCAATATGA
- the LOC100854699 gene encoding V-type proton ATPase subunit c''1-like translates to MVGASSSWSRALVQISPSTFSVIGIAIGIGISVLGAACVIFCEVVAIYGVIVAIILQTKLESVPASNIYAPESLRVRYAIFASGIIMGFANLVYGSSVQMIFLYVGSCRRRWTTTINEQLEGSF, encoded by the exons ATGGTGGGTGCATCGAGCTCATGGTCTCGCGCATTGGTTCAGATCTCACCCTCCACTTTCTCCGTCATCGGTATCGCCATCGGCATCGGCATTTCCGTCTTGGGTGCCGCTTG TGTCATATTCTGTGAGGTTGTTGCTATATATGGAGTTATTGTGGCAATCATTCTTCAAACAAAGCTAGAGAGTGTGCCTGCATCCAATATTTATGCACCAGAGTCCCTTAGAGTCAGATATGCAATCTTTGCCTCTGGAATTATTATGGGTTTTGCCAACCTTGTCTATGG GTCGTCGGTTCAGATGATCTTTCTATATGTCGGTTCATGCAGAAGGAGATGGACCACAACAATCAATGAGCAACTGGAAGGGAGTTTTTAG